From the genome of Acidobacteriota bacterium, one region includes:
- a CDS encoding MarR family transcriptional regulator, with protein MKRQPEGGFLIGKIHRLSHRILTRKLKDYQINLINPAQGRIMFVVWRKDGLSISDLARETSLGKSTLTSMLDRLEKAGHLKRVPSQDDRRKLLIRRTRKDRAAEETYKAVSKKMTKLFYSGFSKHEIGQFEGYLQKILANLTASDLH; from the coding sequence ATGAAGAGGCAACCTGAAGGCGGATTTCTGATAGGCAAGATACATCGACTGTCACACAGGATACTCACAAGGAAACTCAAAGACTATCAAATCAATCTTATCAATCCAGCTCAGGGCCGAATAATGTTTGTGGTGTGGCGGAAAGATGGTCTTTCAATTAGCGACCTTGCCAGAGAGACATCACTTGGCAAATCAACTTTAACAAGCATGCTCGACCGTCTGGAGAAAGCAGGTCATCTAAAACGCGTTCCTTCGCAGGATGATCGGCGAAAACTGTTAATCAGGCGCACGAGGAAAGACAGGGCGGCCGAGGAAACATATAAGGCGGTATCAAAGAAAATGACTAAGCTATTCTATAGTGGTTTTTCGAAACACGAGATTGGTCAATTTGAAGGATACCTGCAAAAAATACTAGCCAATCTCACGGCCTCTGACCTGCATTGA
- a CDS encoding pyridoxamine 5'-phosphate oxidase family protein: protein MSGSDAKQDCLKLMEATDIMYLSTIGEDGFPYIRGVMNLRNSKNYPDLVEIFNRHGNDFQVYISTRTSSNKIKQIAADNAVSIYYCDPEKHQGLMLAGQAEIVSDSKMKHRLWQDDWGTCFPDGKNDLDYSIIRIRPAFAQGWWESATFRFELAGRI from the coding sequence ATGAGCGGTAGTGATGCAAAACAGGATTGCCTTAAGTTAATGGAAGCAACTGATATTATGTACTTGTCAACTATCGGAGAAGACGGTTTCCCTTACATAAGAGGCGTTATGAATCTGAGAAATAGCAAGAATTACCCCGACTTGGTCGAAATATTCAACCGACATGGCAATGACTTTCAAGTGTACATTTCGACTAGAACTTCCTCCAACAAGATCAAACAAATCGCAGCTGATAATGCAGTCAGTATTTACTATTGCGACCCTGAAAAGCACCAGGGTTTAATGTTGGCAGGTCAAGCAGAAATTGTCTCAGATTCGAAAATGAAGCATAGGCTATGGCAGGATGATTGGGGAACATGTTTCCCTGATGGCAAGAACGATCTCGACTATTCGATCATTCGTATCAGACCCGCATTTGCACAAGGTTGGTGGGAGTCTGCAACCTTCAGATTCGAATTGGCTGGAAGAATATGA
- a CDS encoding transcriptional regulator, with the protein MSDRDESHRGPGSVADINRIIHEPARLAILACLYVVESADFLFLERQTGLTRGNLSSHLSRLESAGYVQISKEFVDKIPRTLLRLTAVGRDAFETYRRNMKRILDELPG; encoded by the coding sequence GTGAGCGACCGTGACGAAAGCCACCGGGGACCGGGGTCCGTGGCAGACATCAATCGGATAATCCACGAGCCGGCACGATTAGCCATACTGGCCTGCCTGTACGTCGTTGAGAGTGCGGATTTCCTTTTCCTGGAGCGCCAGACGGGCCTTACCCGGGGAAACCTGTCGTCGCACCTGAGCAGGCTGGAAAGCGCGGGCTATGTTCAGATAAGCAAGGAGTTCGTGGACAAGATACCGCGAACGTTGCTTCGTCTCACGGCCGTCGGACGAGATGCGTTCGAAACGTACCGGCGAAACATGAAACGGATTCTCGACGAGTTGCCCGGCTGA
- a CDS encoding prenyltransferase/squalene oxidase repeat-containing protein, translating to MKRVVLVVALSLVLVAAAVMQAVDVNPGTQDREVQSLALPAGAKIAEVYPAGVDQQLRAPAANCDGEWHGPAAYAISGWFYGNEYYAVYQDPDETGCVNTYPFEVEAVHWLVRSAAPGALVLTMQPIIYTADLTDPECPKPGVVQCLGSQFTVTLPEPGLWDVGVPISDCCVSRPYFASIYCPDLTGLDLLDILTDDGAVSPPGSRVCANYFNSAGSWDDLISLYGFPGNVKLWSEGTNSDLSDCDTCAIVLVPGVDLWETSRDGSMIPPNVFASYPVPADFFGPGSDPFDGAVVWGGDPLPTDPLGALPDVDGIVERKSAASLPSDGSSDQVGIEIVALSLVSVEPITVTYDGGVVTEAWNVRVCLSQNAQTAGIMDLSRECCLGGSFDASLPILPRFVFTNLSGPGERVLDFGLEGIGAEVYNTADGRWSAKVHPPYGLATSPGLVQIDHDCYGPTAETVIGQSSRFLRCEDESCFPDPCAPPSPDAIEKGLVWLAGQQNADGSWGITDKVGRTGLAVLKFEHYALEQEIPPLDPGYEYYLQVSGGLDYLFSEACKIPIGPQPAGNPDYDGDGVGVFFITGSCGVMTRRNYETGIALMAIAASGEPEQVINVPVSPVHGLTHVQVAQDVVEYLAFGQNDGGFERGGWGYYENHVGMSTNSNSGFVVSGLAYAESFLTGAGLVVPDFVKTELDIWIAYIQCTVFMGPDDGGSGYTAPCVWVNTLKTGNLLAEMAFAGDLGSLEQERAVAYMVRHWYDPNNDPGWINNYMAMWCIMKGLKAQHLDAIDGIDWFEDISGFILANQLPDGSWRPDLWGDNILTTTWALLTLEKDYLTPSCCIGLTGNIDCDPAEVVDIGDLTALIRYLFIPPIPTLCCPEEANVDGDLEGIIDIGDLTALIAYLFISPNPDPAPCL from the coding sequence ATGAAACGAGTGGTACTTGTGGTAGCGCTGTCGCTGGTGCTTGTGGCGGCGGCCGTGATGCAGGCCGTCGATGTGAATCCCGGCACACAGGACCGTGAGGTACAGTCCCTTGCGCTTCCGGCCGGAGCAAAGATTGCTGAGGTGTACCCGGCGGGTGTCGATCAGCAATTGCGGGCGCCGGCGGCCAACTGTGACGGTGAGTGGCATGGCCCGGCTGCCTACGCCATTTCGGGCTGGTTCTACGGCAACGAGTATTATGCGGTGTACCAGGACCCGGATGAAACGGGTTGCGTGAACACATACCCGTTTGAGGTTGAAGCCGTTCACTGGCTCGTGCGGAGTGCAGCCCCTGGCGCGCTTGTACTGACGATGCAGCCGATCATCTACACCGCTGACCTGACAGATCCCGAATGCCCCAAACCGGGTGTGGTTCAATGTCTTGGCTCGCAATTCACCGTAACTCTGCCTGAGCCGGGGCTTTGGGATGTGGGTGTGCCGATCTCGGATTGCTGTGTGAGCCGCCCGTATTTCGCCAGCATCTACTGCCCCGACCTCACCGGCCTAGACCTCCTGGACATTTTAACTGATGACGGCGCTGTCTCGCCGCCGGGCAGCCGCGTCTGCGCCAACTACTTCAACTCCGCGGGGAGCTGGGACGATCTTATCAGCCTGTACGGTTTTCCAGGCAATGTGAAGCTCTGGTCAGAGGGAACCAACTCTGATCTGAGCGATTGCGACACCTGCGCCATCGTGCTGGTGCCCGGCGTGGATCTCTGGGAGACCTCACGCGACGGCAGCATGATTCCCCCGAACGTATTTGCGAGTTACCCCGTCCCGGCGGACTTTTTCGGCCCGGGTTCTGACCCGTTTGACGGTGCCGTTGTGTGGGGCGGCGACCCGCTGCCAACCGACCCCCTTGGGGCCTTGCCGGATGTCGACGGGATTGTGGAGCGCAAGTCGGCAGCCTCGCTGCCCTCCGATGGCAGTTCAGACCAGGTGGGCATTGAAATCGTGGCACTGTCGCTCGTCAGCGTCGAGCCTATCACGGTTACGTACGACGGCGGCGTGGTTACGGAAGCGTGGAATGTTCGCGTCTGCCTCTCCCAAAATGCACAGACGGCCGGGATAATGGACCTGAGCCGCGAATGCTGCCTGGGCGGGAGTTTTGATGCCAGCCTGCCGATCCTGCCGAGATTTGTTTTCACGAATCTCTCGGGACCTGGCGAGAGGGTTCTCGATTTCGGGTTGGAAGGTATCGGCGCCGAGGTCTACAATACGGCAGACGGTCGCTGGTCGGCGAAGGTTCACCCGCCATACGGCCTCGCAACTTCGCCGGGTCTGGTGCAGATCGATCATGATTGCTACGGTCCTACAGCTGAGACGGTAATCGGCCAGAGCAGCAGGTTTCTCAGGTGCGAAGACGAGTCGTGCTTTCCGGATCCCTGCGCGCCACCCAGCCCGGATGCCATTGAGAAGGGTCTGGTATGGCTGGCGGGTCAGCAGAATGCGGACGGATCCTGGGGAATCACGGACAAAGTGGGCCGGACCGGCCTGGCGGTCCTGAAGTTCGAGCACTATGCACTTGAACAGGAAATTCCGCCGCTGGACCCCGGCTACGAATATTACCTGCAGGTTTCTGGCGGTCTGGACTACCTCTTCTCCGAAGCCTGCAAGATTCCCATCGGTCCCCAGCCAGCCGGCAACCCTGATTACGACGGTGACGGAGTCGGTGTCTTCTTCATCACCGGTTCCTGCGGCGTCATGACGCGCCGCAACTACGAGACGGGTATAGCGTTGATGGCGATAGCAGCCAGCGGCGAACCGGAGCAGGTCATAAACGTGCCGGTCAGCCCGGTTCACGGCTTGACGCACGTTCAGGTTGCTCAGGACGTGGTGGAGTATCTTGCGTTCGGTCAGAACGACGGCGGGTTCGAACGCGGAGGCTGGGGGTACTACGAGAATCACGTCGGCATGAGCACCAACTCCAACAGCGGCTTTGTAGTCAGCGGTCTCGCCTATGCGGAATCGTTCCTGACGGGTGCCGGTCTTGTTGTCCCGGACTTTGTAAAGACCGAGCTGGATATCTGGATTGCTTACATCCAATGCACAGTGTTTATGGGTCCGGATGACGGGGGTTCGGGTTACACGGCCCCCTGTGTCTGGGTCAACACGCTCAAGACCGGTAACCTGCTGGCGGAAATGGCATTCGCAGGCGATCTGGGCAGCCTCGAGCAGGAGAGAGCCGTGGCGTACATGGTACGCCACTGGTATGATCCGAACAACGATCCGGGATGGATAAACAACTACATGGCCATGTGGTGCATTATGAAGGGCCTGAAAGCCCAGCACCTTGACGCCATCGACGGGATCGACTGGTTCGAGGACATCTCCGGCTTTATCCTGGCTAACCAGTTGCCTGACGGATCCTGGCGTCCGGATCTGTGGGGCGATAACATACTGACCACGACGTGGGCTCTCCTGACCCTGGAGAAGGATTATCTGACGCCGAGTTGCTGTATCGGCCTGACGGGTAACATAGACTGCGATCCGGCTGAGGTCGTGGATATCGGGGACCTGACAGCGCTGATCCGTTACCTCTTCATCCCGCCCATTCCGACGCTGTGTTGCCCGGAGGAGGCCAATGTTGACGGTGATCTGGAAGGCATTATTGACATCGGTGACCTGACAGCGCTGATTGCCTACCTGTTCATCTCGCCTAATCCTGATCCGGCACCCTGCCTATGA
- a CDS encoding MGMT family protein: MQKKPESSFHERVKAAIKSIPRGRVASYGQIATLAGNPRGARQVVRVLHSSSSKDKLPWHRVINRLGKISLKPSRGYELQKALLQDEGITFSLDDTIDLNRYLWSPDG, encoded by the coding sequence ATGCAAAAGAAACCAGAAAGCTCTTTCCACGAGCGCGTCAAGGCCGCCATAAAGTCAATACCCCGTGGCAGGGTAGCCTCGTACGGACAGATTGCCACCCTTGCTGGAAATCCTCGCGGCGCGCGACAGGTGGTCAGGGTGCTTCACAGTTCGTCGAGCAAGGACAAGCTCCCGTGGCACCGGGTCATCAATCGCTTGGGAAAAATATCTCTAAAGCCGTCACGGGGATATGAGTTGCAAAAGGCGCTGCTTCAGGACGAGGGGATCACCTTCAGCCTCGACGATACCATTGATCTGAACCGCTACCTCTGGTCTCCGGATGGTTAA
- a CDS encoding DUF3795 domain-containing protein, with protein sequence MQEMIGRCGYRCDLCAARSDDPAVRQKLVDGWRKYFGHQMYTVENVRCDGCLSDGRLADKSCDVRPCVIEKGIPNCAHCDEFPCDKVKGLILSQERLKERFGEIPEEDYNLCIRMFVSEPLLLEIRRELGKG encoded by the coding sequence ATGCAGGAGATGATTGGCCGCTGCGGATACAGGTGTGACCTGTGCGCCGCTCGCTCTGACGATCCGGCCGTCAGGCAAAAGCTGGTGGACGGATGGAGGAAATACTTCGGTCACCAGATGTACACCGTGGAGAACGTCCGGTGCGACGGATGTCTCAGCGACGGGAGACTTGCCGACAAAAGTTGTGACGTCAGGCCGTGCGTCATCGAGAAGGGCATTCCCAATTGCGCCCACTGCGATGAGTTCCCGTGTGACAAGGTCAAGGGGCTCATACTCAGTCAGGAGCGGCTCAAGGAGCGCTTTGGAGAGATTCCCGAGGAAGACTACAATCTCTGCATTAGGATGTTCGTCAGCGAGCCTCTCCTTCTGGAAATTCGCCGGGAACTGGGGAAAGGTTAA
- a CDS encoding L-2-amino-thiazoline-4-carboxylic acid hydrolase, which produces MGKQESIPRVNRRKFITTVMPACGLSCLGVGNLAGICGSASADQEEPMVHKFQKNWCKTHEEAFEWRFGYYIEYMEQFAKYLGRDELVQMIKRAVDDSLPPAKVGDPDFSLRRWIQGGNDMYANMMTWEVIEQTDTVYEMRVSECLWCKIFQKHNAADIGYASVCYSDFAYARSVHPKLSMKHTKTLMNGDGYCNHRWIFEG; this is translated from the coding sequence ATGGGTAAACAAGAATCTATCCCAAGAGTGAATCGCCGGAAATTCATCACTACAGTCATGCCTGCATGCGGTCTCTCATGCCTGGGTGTTGGGAATTTGGCTGGCATCTGTGGCAGCGCGAGTGCTGACCAGGAGGAACCCATGGTACACAAGTTTCAGAAGAACTGGTGCAAAACCCACGAGGAGGCGTTCGAGTGGCGGTTTGGATACTACATTGAATACATGGAACAGTTTGCCAAGTATCTTGGCCGGGATGAGCTGGTCCAGATGATCAAACGGGCCGTTGACGATAGTCTTCCACCTGCAAAAGTTGGCGATCCTGATTTTTCCCTTAGGAGATGGATTCAGGGTGGTAATGATATGTACGCAAACATGATGACCTGGGAAGTCATTGAGCAAACGGATACTGTCTACGAAATGAGGGTCTCTGAGTGCCTGTGGTGTAAGATTTTCCAAAAACACAATGCTGCCGATATTGGTTATGCTTCAGTCTGCTACTCGGATTTTGCCTACGCTCGCTCGGTTCATCCGAAATTGAGTATGAAACACACCAAGACACTGATGAACGGAGACGGCTACTGCAACCATCGCTGGATCTTTGAGGGCTGA
- a CDS encoding T9SS type A sorting domain-containing protein yields MKSINSITACLFIVQSQLVAGDVSLTGNCETLNDAENTASSGQRPGCNNESLANDSPIDYEIFYGLNESHSRNWVQTNGDRVIGITYFQQFEGSSDEGTLIYKTINLDGSGDVDSVTTGQRLEKSVLLYDSLFSPHIFVARSDDLDQVIDHHYKNDFDKWQSETITHFNNLGGRFIYELSADTGPDHSFHLLILKTRSDIDSDDYWNAWINSYLYHMTNSNGTWQRQLIHNYDMAYTYDHYIKSSGRQDIKVDNDGYVHVTFSQQINASDDPSRLLYATNKSGTWDIEVALNNDYGPRDDAGWFPSLCLDNDGVPHISCMYVNRVHTYSAVYCKLLLLKRLGSNNWQCEVIAEHDDGYYGTDGRNFTGALSHLVFDDENTPHLVFSDIASSHWGYQRLNVGNIRYGVFRDGDWEIKTIYRQPLPTGFLSATEMHGMCLVVSELTDTIRVIGEELEITSAFQYTSNLLDFSWAKVPADNTNVRGEYGNSVPDQYYLSQNYPNPFNPGTWIEFYLPRRSNVAISIYNLLGQQINTLVSRELTAGSHSVYWNGADCHGSTVSSGIYFYRFRSDDYVETKKMLLLK; encoded by the coding sequence GTGAAGAGCATCAATTCCATAACTGCCTGCCTGTTTATTGTTCAAAGCCAGTTGGTTGCAGGGGACGTATCACTTACGGGTAATTGTGAGACATTAAACGACGCTGAAAATACCGCTTCGAGTGGCCAGAGGCCTGGTTGTAACAACGAAAGTCTCGCTAATGATTCACCGATAGACTACGAGATCTTTTATGGTCTAAACGAAAGTCACAGTAGAAACTGGGTGCAAACGAACGGCGACCGGGTCATTGGTATCACTTACTTTCAGCAGTTCGAAGGCAGTTCTGATGAAGGGACTTTGATTTACAAGACGATCAATCTTGACGGTTCCGGAGATGTAGACTCAGTAACGACCGGCCAACGCCTGGAGAAATCCGTCCTGCTGTATGATTCCTTGTTCTCCCCCCATATTTTTGTCGCCCGGTCGGATGATCTTGATCAAGTCATTGATCATCATTATAAGAACGATTTTGATAAGTGGCAAAGCGAGACAATTACGCATTTCAACAATCTGGGAGGAAGGTTCATATACGAACTTTCTGCAGACACAGGCCCCGATCATTCATTTCACCTGTTGATTTTGAAAACACGTTCCGATATTGATTCGGATGATTATTGGAATGCTTGGATAAATTCATATTTGTACCATATGACAAATTCAAACGGTACCTGGCAAAGGCAGCTCATTCATAATTATGATATGGCCTATACCTATGATCACTATATCAAATCCTCCGGTCGTCAGGATATAAAAGTCGATAACGACGGCTACGTACACGTGACTTTTTCGCAGCAGATAAATGCAAGCGACGATCCTTCCCGGTTGCTTTATGCAACGAACAAATCGGGAACCTGGGACATAGAGGTGGCCTTGAATAATGATTACGGACCCAGAGATGATGCCGGATGGTTTCCTTCTTTATGCCTGGATAATGATGGTGTACCGCATATCTCTTGCATGTATGTTAATCGCGTTCATACGTATTCTGCTGTGTATTGTAAGCTTCTCTTGCTCAAGAGGCTGGGTAGCAACAACTGGCAGTGCGAGGTAATCGCGGAACACGATGATGGGTATTACGGGACTGATGGAAGGAACTTTACAGGTGCCTTATCTCATCTGGTTTTCGACGATGAAAACACACCTCATTTAGTCTTCTCGGATATCGCGTCGTCGCACTGGGGCTATCAGCGCCTTAATGTGGGCAATATAAGGTATGGAGTTTTTAGGGATGGAGACTGGGAGATCAAAACGATTTATCGTCAGCCATTACCCACCGGCTTTCTAAGCGCCACTGAGATGCACGGGATGTGCTTGGTTGTGTCAGAGTTGACTGATACAATACGTGTTATAGGGGAGGAATTGGAGATTACTTCGGCCTTTCAATATACTTCCAATCTGCTCGATTTTTCATGGGCCAAAGTTCCCGCTGACAATACAAATGTTCGCGGGGAGTATGGGAATTCAGTACCTGATCAATACTATTTGTCCCAGAACTACCCGAATCCGTTCAACCCGGGAACCTGGATAGAGTTCTATTTGCCCCGCCGGTCCAACGTGGCTATTTCGATTTACAACCTGCTTGGCCAACAGATCAATACTCTGGTTAGCCGGGAACTGACGGCCGGTAGCCATTCCGTCTATTGGAACGGTGCTGATTGCCACGGCAGCACGGTGTCAAGCGGCATTTATTTCTATCGCTTCCGGTCCGACGATTATGTCGAGACGAAAAAAATGCTGCTACTGAAGTAG
- a CDS encoding FG-GAP-like repeat-containing protein: MKSVLKSGCILALWLMAAMTLAMPDALADEPLFAARIDYGVGEYPTSVFSIDLDGDGDNDLAVANNESDNVSILMNNGDGTFEAAVDYGAGDEPYSVFSIDLDGDGDNDLAVANAYSDNISVLKNNGDGTFQAAVNYGAGDGPRSIFSIDLDKDGDNDLAVANYYSYNVSILKNNGDGTFEAAADYGVGSGPSSVFSINLDGDDDNDLAAANAGSDNVSILKNNGDGTFEAAVDYLVGTNPYSVFSIDLDGDDDNDLAAANYGSDNVSILKNNGDGTFEAAVNYGTGNGAGNGPRSIFSIDLDGDDDNDLAVANAYSDNVSILMNNGDGTFQAAFDYGAGDGPYSVFSIDLDGDDDNDLAIANGNSDNVSVLVNNGDGTFEAAVNYGTGNGAGNGPRSIFSIDLDKDGDNDLAVANYYSFNVSILKNNGDGTFQAAVGYGAGDGPYSVFSIDLDGDDDNDLAAANAGSDNVSILMNNGDGTFEAAVNYGVGDGPGSVFSIDLDGDDDNDLAVANAYSDNVSILKNNGDGTFEAAVEYGVGSVPESVFSIDLDKDDDNDLAVANHYSNSVSILKNNGDGTFAAAVNYGVGDGPGSVFSIDLDADGNNDLAVANIESDNVSILKNNGDGTFQAAVDYGVGSYPGSVFAIDLDGDDDNDLAVANSFYGNVSVLKNNGDGTFATAVNYGVGSGPSSVFAINLDGDGDNDLAVANYYSNNVSILFNLSDVYVDVEDYGPLELPHGFELGRNYPNPFNPSTAIKYVLPQRSHVRIEIFNVLGQRVRTLVDGEQSAGSHVITWDGRSSTGGPVSTGVYLYRLQAGEHVQTEKMLLLK; the protein is encoded by the coding sequence ATGAAAAGCGTACTCAAATCAGGCTGTATCCTGGCGCTGTGGCTGATGGCGGCAATGACACTGGCCATGCCTGATGCCCTGGCCGACGAACCACTATTCGCCGCAAGGATCGATTATGGTGTGGGAGAATATCCGACCTCAGTCTTCTCGATTGATCTTGATGGTGATGGCGACAATGACCTGGCGGTAGCTAACAATGAGTCCGACAATGTTTCCATTCTGATGAACAACGGTGACGGGACGTTTGAGGCCGCGGTCGACTATGGTGCCGGAGATGAACCATACTCTGTCTTTTCGATCGATCTTGACGGTGATGGTGACAATGACCTGGCGGTAGCTAACGCGTACTCTGACAATATCTCCGTTCTAAAGAATAACGGTGACGGGACATTTCAGGCCGCGGTCAACTATGGCGCGGGAGATGGTCCGCGCTCAATCTTCTCGATTGATCTTGACAAAGATGGTGACAATGACCTGGCGGTAGCCAACTATTACTCTTACAATGTTTCCATTCTGAAGAACAACGGTGACGGGACGTTTGAGGCCGCGGCCGACTATGGCGTGGGAAGTGGCCCGTCCTCTGTCTTCTCGATTAATCTTGATGGTGATGATGACAATGACCTGGCGGCAGCGAACGCGGGCTCTGACAATGTTTCCATTCTGAAGAATAACGGTGACGGGACGTTTGAGGCCGCGGTCGACTATTTGGTGGGAACTAATCCATACTCTGTCTTCTCGATTGATCTTGATGGTGATGATGACAATGACCTGGCGGCAGCGAACTATGGCTCTGACAATGTTAGCATTCTGAAGAATAACGGTGACGGGACGTTTGAGGCCGCGGTCAACTATGGCACAGGAAATGGCGCAGGAAATGGTCCGCGCTCAATCTTCTCGATTGATCTTGACGGTGATGATGACAATGACCTGGCGGTAGCTAATGCGTATTCTGACAATGTTTCCATTCTGATGAACAACGGTGACGGGACGTTCCAGGCCGCGTTCGACTATGGCGCAGGAGATGGTCCGTACTCTGTCTTCTCGATTGATCTTGATGGTGATGATGACAATGACCTGGCGATAGCCAATGGCAATTCTGACAATGTTTCTGTCCTGGTAAATAACGGTGACGGGACGTTTGAGGCCGCGGTCAACTATGGCACAGGAAATGGCGCAGGAAATGGTCCGCGCTCAATCTTCTCGATTGATCTTGACAAAGATGGTGACAATGATCTGGCGGTAGCTAACTATTACTCTTTCAATGTTTCCATTCTGAAGAACAACGGTGACGGGACGTTCCAGGCCGCGGTCGGCTATGGCGCAGGAGATGGTCCGTACTCTGTCTTCTCGATTGATCTTGATGGTGATGATGACAATGACCTGGCGGCAGCGAACGCGGGCTCTGACAATGTTTCCATTCTGATGAACAACGGTGACGGGACGTTTGAGGCCGCGGTCAACTATGGCGTGGGAGATGGTCCGGGGTCTGTCTTCTCGATTGATCTTGATGGTGATGATGACAATGACCTGGCGGTAGCTAATGCGTATTCTGACAATGTTTCCATTCTGAAGAATAACGGTGACGGGACGTTTGAGGCCGCGGTTGAGTATGGCGTGGGAAGTGTGCCGGAGTCTGTCTTCTCGATTGATCTTGACAAAGATGATGACAATGACCTGGCGGTTGCTAATCATTACTCCAACAGTGTTTCCATTCTGAAGAATAACGGTGACGGGACGTTTGCTGCCGCTGTCAACTATGGCGTGGGAGATGGTCCGGGGTCTGTCTTCTCGATTGATCTTGACGCTGATGGTAACAATGACCTGGCGGTAGCTAACATTGAGTCTGACAATGTTTCCATTCTGAAGAATAACGGTGACGGGACATTTCAGGCCGCGGTCGACTATGGCGTGGGAAGTTATCCGGGGTCTGTCTTCGCGATTGATCTTGATGGTGATGATGACAATGACCTGGCGGTAGCTAATTCGTTCTATGGCAATGTCTCCGTTCTGAAGAACAACGGTGACGGGACCTTTGCAACCGCGGTCAACTATGGCGTGGGAAGTGGCCCGTCCTCTGTCTTCGCGATTAATCTTGACGGGGATGGTGACAATGACCTGGCGGTAGCTAATTATTACTCCAACAATGTTTCCATTCTATTTAATCTCAGTGACGTTTACGTGGACGTTGAGGATTATGGGCCGTTGGAACTGCCGCACGGCTTTGAATTGGGCCGGAATTACCCGAACCCGTTCAATCCGTCAACCGCGATCAAGTACGTTCTTCCGCAGCGGAGCCATGTGAGAATCGAGATATTCAACGTGCTCGGTCAGCGGGTGCGGACGCTGGTCGACGGGGAGCAGTCGGCCGGGTCACATGTCATAACCTGGGACGGGAGGTCGTCGACCGGGGGACCGGTCTCCACCGGTGTGTACCTTTACCGTTTGCAGGCCGGAGAGCACGTGCAGACAGAAAAGATGCTGCTGTTGAAGTAG